In a genomic window of Balaenoptera ricei isolate mBalRic1 chromosome 3, mBalRic1.hap2, whole genome shotgun sequence:
- the LOC132363953 gene encoding olfactory receptor 1361-like, translating to MGRDNQTGVTKFILLGLSGQSEQEKVLFGLFLWMYLVTLIGNLLIVLATNCDSHLQTPMYFFLANLSCVDICFSSVTIPKMLVNHILGSKSISYMECMTQIYFFIIFINMDGFLLSVMAYDDYTAICCPLHYTMIVRPKLCVLLVAASRVSTNLHALLHTLLMVQLTFCSNNAVYHFFCGPYPILKLSCSNTFINDLMVFTVGGLVFMAPFTCIIISYDYIFSNIQKLPSAHGIRKALSTCRSHLTVVSLFYGAILGVYMHPSSSYSV from the coding sequence ATGGGCAGAGACAACCAGACTGGAGTCACAAAATTCATTCTCCTGGGACTCTCTGGGCAGTCAGAGCAGGAGAAGGTTCTCTTTGGGCTGTTCTTGTGGATGTACCTGGTCACCCTCATTGGGAACCTTCTCATCGTCTTGGCTACCAACTGTGACAGTCATCTCCAAACACCCATGTACTTCTTCTTGGCCAACCTCTCCTGTGTCGACATCTGCTTTTCATCAGTCACAATCCCCAAGATGCTGGTGAATCACATACTGGGAAGCAAGTCTATCTCTTACATGGAATGTATGACCCAGATCTACTTCTTCATCATTTTCATCAACATGGATGGGTTCCTCCTGAGTGTGATGGCCTATGATGATTATACTGCCATCTGTTGCCCACTCCACTACACCATGATCGTGAGGCCCAAACTCTGTGTCCTTCTGGTGGCTGCATCTCGGGTCAGTACAAATCTGCATGCTCTCCTACACACTCTTCTCATGGTCCAACTCACATTTTGTTCCAACAATGCTGTGTATCACTTTTTCTGTGGCCCTTATCCTATTCTAAAACTCTCTTGTTCGAATACCTTTATCAATGACCTGATGGTATTCACTGTGGGTGGATTGGTATTTATGGCACCATTTACATGTATCATCATTTCATATGATTACATCTTCTCTAATATACAGAAGTTGCCATCTGCCCATGGAATAAGGAAAGCCCTGTCCACGTGTAGATCGCACCTCACTGTGGTCTCCCTCTTCTATGGGGCAATCCTGGGGGTCTATATGCACCCTTCATCCTCCTACTCAGTATAA